The Hippoglossus stenolepis isolate QCI-W04-F060 chromosome 3, HSTE1.2, whole genome shotgun sequence genomic sequence GTGTCAACACTTTTTATAGCCACTGTATATGTGAGGGCGGTTCCTGTATCCGAGGAACAGTGGGTGTGAGTCCAAGGATAACCTAAAGGACACGGACACGCTGTATAAACAGGTCCAGCAGACACACTCCCACACCCAGAGCCCACCACCTTCACTTCAGAAAACGCTGACGCATCAGAACGTGAGAGCAGCTAAACAGGAACAAGACAGAAAGGGAAGAAACCGTTTGGAGGAAATGTGGTTTGGGCTCACGTGGAAGGAGCTTTCACACGGAAACACGGATCCGGACATGTTTCTGATAACTTGTGGACATTTCTGAGTTTGAGACATGAAACAATGGTCCCGAGTCAAACCAAAGACATCAAGTGCAAACCAAGTCCGATCCAGCCACCGGACAAACAGCCATTAGCAACATGTGCAGCTGCTTTAGAGCCAAAGATTTAAATCAcactttaacatttaatcaGGTTAATGTCGACAGCACATTAGAAAAACTAAGAATGACGCCGTTATTAACATGCTGTCACTAATCTGTTCGTGTCATGATCTGCATCCGGaggacattttgtgtgtgaattGTCTTTATTGGACTTGATAGACAGAATTAATTGTATTTGTTGCGAGTATTTAACCTTAAAACAAAGATGTTCCGTCCCTTGGTCTTTAGGGAAACGTCTGTGAGGCTACGACCTGTGATGAACACTGTCCCTGATATTGAATTCCCGTTCCCTGCTGGTGTAAACTCCTGAATGTGCGGCTGTGCGCTCCTGGCTTTGCCTCgcagtgataataataactcaGGGAGGCAGACGGTGTGTAGGTCTGATATTTAGACAGACAGGGGTGACTGACGCTGCCAAACGACACAGCGAGACAGTGTCTGCCCTGAGGTTAGACCAATAAAATAAAGAGTCAATTTGTTGGCAGTCCCCCTCCCTCCATAACTGTGAGCCTGTGTCTCCAGACACGTCCTGTTGTCACAGACACTTGGTGGAAATCTGCAGTTTGTTTATAAGACTTCACACCGATGGGGGGAAATGGCAGGAAATATAGAATATTCATGGTTTGGCTGGAACATGGTGTCGTGGGATGATATTGGTCTCTCACTATATGGTTGTAAATATCACTCACACTGCCCACCGGTAAATTTGAGCTTTCACCATAAGTCAAACTACAGGAAGAGCTTCGTTGAGGCAGGTGTGAACCATGTTTTTGACGTTTGGTGATGGACAGAGATCTGAAATGTCCATCGTCCTGTCCGCAGCACTGTGAGACACGAAGTTTAATCCAGTCCTGTGTCATTTGTCTGACTGGaatcagtgtttgtgtattttaacgtagtcataatgacattttattccAGCGGTGTGTTTCCATGGAAGTCTGTCATTTCAACAAGAATCAAAGTGTCTGTGAGACAGTAATTACAGACAGCGGTGCTTTGTGCTGAATGCTCACATGCTCACGCTGACAATGTTCATGTTAAAGTGGTTTTCTCAAagactttcatttaaaataaacgtCTGTTAAGAACGAAAATAGATGATTGATTAAATGTGATGCAGAATCACGCTCTGCATGTAGCTGCCGCAGCCCTGACATGTGGATCCTGTGCAGGAGGTGAAGCACATGCGTGTAGCTGCCGGCGGTGCCGAGCCACTCCTGAGGGCGGGTGGCGGTCGCagctcagtgtcagtgtcagctgtcaatcatcacgtctcagcctgtttttatatcatcaaataactgattcaaaccaaactgatcagaaacacttgaacaaacatcagtgagatgagaacgatGTTTTTGTCCcatatcccatctgctaacatggaggaggccgcgtttatgacctatactgcagccagccacaagggggcgatccagatgatttggcgtcacttttggaagctgtcctgtcgtccatctttacttatTGTCTATAGTTAGCGTGCTGACTTGAGTGGAAGCAAAGACGTTACGGAGCCAAACAAGAATgacttttgtgttgtttcttcacATCTGTCGACAGGATTTGATGAGTGGACGAATAAAGTTTGATGATGAACTTGTGTTTCTGATCGATTGCTGAGTAAATAGTCACAGAAACAACGTGCATGATCTGAAGTCAGCTGAATGATGGGAGCACGTGACAGAGGAACAACAGTAAactgtgttacagcagcagagatgttTCACACTGAGctttaatttacaattaaaacaaacacgAAGCTGCTCCTGAGCCTCGTCTGAGCCGCTGCTCGGCCGCCAGTCGCTGCTACTCACATCCTTCAGCTGTTTAGTCAAACTGACTGGATCAGGTTGATTTTATGTGTGATCCGTGACAGCCTCATATTATCCAATCACTTCTGTTCATCCATCACGCCCTCGCGGCGAGCTGCACGGTGTGAGACACGGATCGAGAGCAGAGCAAAGACCAGTAAAGACAGacggagagggaaagagaaacacTGCATCAGAACAGCAGCTCCTGTTACAAACCACCAGAGACTCCACTCCGCTGCCAAAATATCCAGATCTGAACCCGAGCTCTGTGGCTGCTAATTATTCCTCGAGCCTGGTCCAAACTAAATTTATGACACGACGCTGGCGCTGCTTGTGGCATCAGGAATTAAACTGGCAAAGAGTCTCAGAATCAAACCCAAGGGCCCCTGTCCTCCAGCAGAGGAAGGGACATTAAAAAGTGGAGGAGGTAAATGTTCAGAAGGAAAACAGTGACAACAATCACAGCTAAAGACCtgttacatacatacatacccAAAAAGCAAAAAATGCAATAATCTCCATAATTTGCAAATCAATGGAGAGAGATCTGATTGCAGCACCAGTGTGTCCAGCTCCATCCTCCCCAGTTTGCTTACGGGAGCCACGGAGGTGCAGACGCTGCTGAATCCTGTCACCAAACACCAAATTCATCCCAAAGGATACGCCAGGATTTTATTTGCTGATTTTATAGCTCAGCTTTTATTTCTATGAAGACACATATTCTGTTAAAAGGGCTAAATGATCTTAATGCTAATAAGGGGCTGATTCTCTGGATGAGAGATTTTCTTTCCTGCCGTCCACTGAGGGTCAGTGTTGGGttctctcacctcttctcttttctctttttacaaaCAAAGACCTTGAAGATCTTTAAATATCTGGATCACCAGCTGAGATCCTCTGGGATTACAGACAATTTAATGCTCACAGCGTCTTTACCTGAGAAAAGTCTGCAGACTTAGTGTCAGCAGGAAGATTCTGGGACTTTTCTACATCAGCCTTGATCAGGATGTTTTAACGTTCCATCTTCCTGCCTGGTTCGGTCGTTTGGACTGTAAAGCCAAACATAAACTTTCCAAAAGTGTACTGATGGGCAGTCAGAGCTCACCCGTCCGTGACATCAGAGCTCACCCGCCCGTGACATCAGAGCTCACCCGTCCGTGACATCAgagctcacctgtctgtgacaTCAGAGCTCACCCGTCCGTGACATCAGAGCTCACCCGTCCGTGACATCAGAGCTCACCTGTCCCTCAGCTGGTTAAGgtgataatgtttttgtttgtctgtatcaATGAACAGTCAAAGTCATGAAAGCTTTGCAaactcatgtctctctctctctctctctctctctctctctctctctctctccctctctctctctctctctctctctctctccctctccctctctctctctctctctctctctctctctctctctctctctctctctctctctctctctctctctctctccctctctccctctccctctctctctccctctctctctctctccctctctctttgggGGGTGGTACTCAGTGttggtggggtgtgtgtgtgtttggtgccaCGCAGTGTAACAGTGCGTGTGACTGAGTGGtggacagagcaggaggaagattAGTGTAGAGATCTTGTAGTAAAAAGCGTTCGGACAGGATGACATCAGGTCCTGATTAGGACTGGAGCCCCAGTCCTGCCCCGGTCCTGCCCCGGTCCTGTCCGGTCCTGCCCCGGTCCTGCTCCGGTCCTGCCCCGGTCCTGCTCCGGTCCTGCCCCGGTCCTGCTCCGGTCCTGCCTCAGTCCTGCCCCGGTCCTGCCCCGGTCCTGCTCCGGTCCTGCCCCGGTCCTGCTCCGGTCCTGCCCCGGTCCTGCTCCGGTCCTGCCCCGGTTAGCTGCAGGACTCCTCGGAGCACCTGCAGGCTGCTGTGTGACTGCGAGGGAAATATTTTCCCTGGACTTGGTTCAAACTTtgaggggaaagagaaaaaaacgtGGGCAGCGGCATTACGCCATCCGTGCCTCTCTTGGAAAGAAGTGGGATTTAAAGAAGTTCCTTACAGGACGTCCAGCAGAATGGAGCCGTGCACGGTCTAATGCGAGTCCGCTTCCCTGAGCCTGCTGGCGGATCCCTGCTCCCCTGTCTCCGTCTGGATCTCTGCAGCACCATGGTTCTGACGCATGACGGACGGGACAATCAAGACTCTCAGGATTTGTTTCTTCAACCACATCTTCACTTTTACCACCTGGCTCATGTCGACAGTTCCTTCTAGAGAGGAGCCTCGCTTCTCCTCCCGGTGGCAGAGGACCCTCAGAGGATGAGAGACAGGACGGGGATTCTGAACAGACTGAGCGTTATTACAATGACGGTTTGGCCAAAGGCAAAAGGGTTTTAGGATGAAACTTGTGAAGCGTCTTTGtctcctgctgagctgctggacTCTCATTTACCTGCACCCCGTCCTCGGTTCACTCAGCCGGAGCAGGCCGACCGAGCCCCACCACCGGTACCGGCTCGGAGAGGCAGCGGAGAGCGCGACAGGCGGCACGGACGGAGAGCAAGTCCCCGGGAGAACCGGCAGTTCCACCCTAACACCCGGCAGACAACCGGGGGCCGGGGCGTGGAGACCGTCCCCGCTTGTTCCGGCGAGGATCACGCGTATCCGCGCGAGTCCGCCGTTAATCAAGGCTGAGTTGACTGTTGTAAAAAGCGCAGGCACTGCAGTGACATCCGCGTCCCTGCGCAGCGGGGCCGTGCCGGTGAACcgtgcacagctgcagcaccGGGACCGAGCAGGGAGCCTGGGGCGCAAAGAGGCTGTGCGCTCCTGGCTGCCCGGAGGAGATGCTCGCTCCAAAGCGCACGCTCCCGCGGCTTTTAGCGCGCATGCAGCTGTGAAAGGAGTCAGGACTGCGgacggaggaggtggaggcgggAGCTCCCCGGCTAGACATGTGGGGAAAGCTGCTCCAAGTGCAGCGAGAGCAGCCGGAGCGGCACTTGGAGTGCGCACCGGGGATCCACCGAGAGGAGCCGCTCCGGTGCGCACCGGGGATCCACCGAGAGGAGCCGCTCCGGTGCGCACCGGGGATCCACAGAGAGGAGCCGCTCCGGTCCGCACCGGGGATCCACCGAGAGGAGCCGCTCCGGTCCGCACCGGGGATCCACAGAGAGGAGCCGCTCCGGTGCGCACCGGGGATCCACCGAGAGGAGCCGCTCCGGTGCGCACCGGGGATCCACAGAGAGGAGCCGCTCCGGTCCGCACCGGGGATCCACAGAGAGGAGCCGCTCCGGTCCGCACCGGGGATCCACAGAGGAGCCGCTCCGGTCCGCACCGGGGATCCACAGAGAGGAGCCGCTCCGGTCCGCACCGGGGATCCACAGAGAGGAGCCGCTCCGGTCCGCACCGGGGATCCACCGAGAGGAGCCTTTGTGCAAAAGCAGCCGCATGGTCAGAAGGCGGCTCCGGTGGCGCAGCGAGGATCCAGCTACAAAACCCTGAAAGCGAGCGACCGGGAGACGCATCCCAAGCAGCCGCTGGTGATTCCTCACGACTACATGCTGTCTCTGTACTGGTCCCTGTCCAGCGGAGACCTGAACAGCAGCGCTCTGCACGAAGCGGGTCTGGCCAACACCATCACCAGCTTCGTGGATAAAGGACAAGGTAAACACAGCCTCTCTGAGTTCATccaactcttcttcttctcttgatGCTCTGTGGATCCTCTGGAGCTAAGTTTCTAGCTTCATTGAGCAATTTGTGTTTCTAAATCACGTTTTAACTTGCTGGTAGTTCTGGTTCATTCTGAATGATGAAGATTAAACTTACAAAGACAgtgatacattttaattattcaggTAAAGCAGATGGAATAAACCAGATAAAACCCTGGAAGTCCACGTCCgtctgaggacacacttctCATTGTCATTTGCAGCATCACAGTCTGAAAGTGCCTCTGTAATGAGGTGTATCACCTAATGACTGTAAATACTTTGGGTTTGACAGCAGCTTGGCTGCAGCTGAGAAGCTGCTGTAACTGAGGGATGAAAACTGGTAAAAGAGTTGGAGACACCAGGAGCgagggcagagaggaggtgatggTGCAGGATCCAGGGAAAGGTTAGAGGAGAGGGATGAGACCTGATGCTGAATGAGGAGGAGGGCATGGAGATGTGAGGGAGAGGACTAGAGGTCAAACCCCCGTCTAAAGGTCACTAGAGGAGGGCGGTGCTGGGAACAAGACCTTGTCCAAATGTGGACATGTCTGGGGATccatgaggaagaagagcatCTGGAGGGGAGGCGAGCAGGTCAGCTGCTGGTACACTGAGGGAGCGATGGGAAAAGAGATGCTACTCATAACTGAGCTGGAGTTCAaagctgcaggaagctgctgcGAGCTCAGAACTATCACACATCAAATGTCTCTGGCACGTGGAGCAGCTCAGCCTTCGCTCTCTGGAGCTAGATGTTCAGGTTGATGCTCAGAGAAGATAAAACCAGCAGCAGGTTATCAGAAGTTAGCCTGGCTACATAATCCAGTTATTAAGGCAGCATTCCCAACGGATTATGGGATGTGGAGTTACTTACATATTAAAACAACCACGTAAACAGTCAACCTCGGCCTTTTTTCCGTTTtccaatataaatatttttattatcctGCTCCAGGATAAAATCTCTTTTTATAATGATTTTCTGAaatgatggagaaaatgaaaagaaagttacttcctgaaccagagacgTTCTGAAAGTGACATCATTACATGAATTTAGTGAAGTGTGGGATCATTGGTTTTCTGTACATGACAGAttcctgtgtttctttgttaCTTCTTTGAGACTCATGTTTCCAGCTCTGGCCTCATTAGCATTCAACTCTCACATGATAAGGATGTTTTCTTTACTGCTTAATACTAGTGAGAAACATTTTGGACTGGAAATCAAGTCTGAGGGGTGTTTAGCTACACGcctgtgcacatgcatgtagcttgtgtgtatttacagcgtctcatgtatttatttgtgtgcgtGCTGTTGCATGTTGGTTTCTGTAAgtgtatgtgtgactgtgtgtgtttccagccaTCTGGTCACTGGTTGGCAGCACTGCTGCTTCACGGCCTCAGGAGGGTAAATAAACACTCCTCATGACCACAAGTAGGGCGGCCCCCCTGTGTAATGTTATCCTTACGGtgtaaaactgtttaaaacaatgtttaaatgACCAGAGTTTAATGTTTCTAGCTCCACTAAAGGTTTACATTTCAAGCACTTAATGTACTTTTAATTTGGACTTTATTTGTTTAGCGTGTTCTCTTCAAATCGCCGGTGACCTCCTCCGCATGTTGAAGGTGTAACTGATGACCTGACACGTCTCTCACTCGCTCACATTAACTCAGTTCCCCCTCTTCGtccttcctcccttttttctttctttctttcgttgAGTCTTCTCTCGTTTGCCACGTTGCTTAAACGTCCACCAATGAACCTTAGTCTCAAATTACACATTGCTCGCCTCACGTtaaacacatgaatgaaatAAGAACGACTACCTAATGAAGACCATGTGAATTCAGGCTGTATCCACACCAAAACATTTGagttttaaaactcatcactgttgctatggt encodes the following:
- the LOC124851533 gene encoding guanine nucleotide-binding protein G(s) subunit alpha isoforms XLas-like encodes the protein MKLVKRLCLLLSCWTLIYLHPVLGSLSRSRPTEPHHRYRLGEAAESATGGTDGEQVPGRTGSSTLTPGRQPGAGAWRPSPLVPARITRIRASPPLIKAELTVVKSAGTAVTSASLRSGAVPVNRAQLQHRDRAGSLGRKEAVRSWLPGGDARSKAHAPAAFSAHAAVKGVRTADGGGGGGSSPARHVGKAAPSAARAAGAALGVRTGDPPRGAAPVRTGDPPRGAAPVRTGDPQRGAAPVRTGDPPRGAAPVRTGDPQRGAAPVRTGDPPRGAAPVRTGDPQRGAAPVRTGDPQRGAAPVRTGDPQRSRSGPHRGSTERSRSGPHRGSTERSRSGPHRGSTERSLCAKAAACRW